In Mercurialis annua linkage group LG5, ddMerAnnu1.2, whole genome shotgun sequence, a single genomic region encodes these proteins:
- the LOC126682943 gene encoding auxin-responsive protein SAUR40-like gives MGVKASKLSQLIGAKNVKRLVCPSTAPRGYVPICVGVNDDIRRFVVHTRALGDAEFLELLCKSAEEYGFCNQGVLRIPYEAKDFEEWMIRRAGLKISRVKSG, from the coding sequence ATGGGAGTAAAAGCTAGCAAATTGAGCCAACTAATTGGagctaaaaatgttaagagATTAGTTTGTCCTTCAACAGCACCTAGAGGTTATGTGCCTATTTGCGTTGGAGTTAATGATGATATTAGAAGATTTGTTGTTCATACTCGAGCTCTTGGTGACGCTGAGTTCTTGGAGCTTCTTTGTAAATCGGCCGAAGAATATGGGTTTTGTAATCAAGGTGTTTTGAGGATTCCGTATGAAGCAAAAGATTTCGAGGAGTGGATGATTAGAAGAGCGGGCTTGAAGATTAGTCGCGTTAAATCGGGGTAA
- the LOC126682493 gene encoding auxin-responsive protein SAUR78-like yields MAKTGKLTKLKSAIKRWPSLTKLARSNSSISAAATNSSNNDQLREVYVGKSRRRYLLSGEIICHPLFQEMLERSGGFDGGDGGEVVVSCEVVLFEHLLWMLQTSGGSQLGSMEELAEFYCTC; encoded by the coding sequence ATGGCCAAGACCGGAAAACTTACGAAGCTCAAGTCAGCAATAAAACGATGGCCATCTTTAACCAAGCTAGCTCGATCAAACTCCTCCATTTCTGCAGCAGCAACTAACTCTAGTAATAACGATCAACTCCGGGAAGTTTACGTCGGAAAATCACGGCGGCGGTATCTTTTGAGCGGAGAGATCATTTGTCATCCTTTGTTTCAAGAAATGTTAGAGAGGTCCGGCGGTTTTGATGGGGGTGACGGTGGTGAAGTGGTTGTTTCTTGTGAAGTTGTTTTGTTTGAACATTTGTTGTGGATGCTTCAAACTAGCGGCGGTTCTCAATTGGGCTCCATGGAAGAGCTTGCTGAATTCTACTGTACTTGCTAG
- the LOC126679928 gene encoding 17.4 kDa class III heat shock protein produces the protein MSRVADSNVFDAVTHLFSFPENFEKFMIHSRANDPVDQNKGYESIPVDILDTPEDFIFYMDVPGLSKSDIQVNVEDENILVVKSGGKRKREDGEEEGCKYIRLERRAPQKLMRKFRLPENADVSGITAKCENGVLSVVVKKHPPPPKPKKVEITVS, from the exons ATGAGCAGAGTTGCAGATTCAAATGTGTTTGATGCAGTCACCCATTTATTTAGTTTCCCTGAAAACTTTGAGAAATTTATGATCCATTCAAGGGCTAATGACCCAGTTGATCAGAACAAGGGCTATGAAAGTATTCCTGTTGACATTTTAGACACCCCTGAAGATTTCATCTTTTACATGGATGTCCCTGGCTTGTCCAAGTCTGACATTCAG GTGAATGTTGAAGATGAGAATATATTGGTGGTTAAAAGTGGAGGGAAGAGGAAACGTGAAGATGGGGAAGAAGAAGGCTGCAAATATATAAGGCTGGAGAGAAGGGCGCCACAGAAGCTGATGAGGAAGTTCCGGCTACCGGAAAATGCTGACGTGTCCGGTATTACGGCTAAATGTGAAAATGGGGTGTTGAGTGTTGTTGTTAAGAAGCATCCTCCACCTCCTAAGCCCAAGAAAGTTGAAATCACCGTCTCATAA
- the LOC126680893 gene encoding phosphoinositide phosphatase SAC2-like isoform X2, whose amino-acid sequence MDTYSSGGLPDPNSFYLQKFVLYETYSNFYMIGRDKSRAYWRVLKIDRLDPSELNILEDYTTYSEIECRELLKRIDEGNKSTGGLNKVTTCYGIVGFVKFLGPYYMLIITERKKIGAICGHAIYAITKSEMIPIPNSSVRSNMTNSKNENRYKKLLCTVDLSRDFFFSYSYHVMHCLQKNISNNETGKVHYESMFVWNEFLTREIRNNLKHTIWTVALVYGFFKQVKLSVSGRDFKLTLIARRSRHYAGTRYLKRGVNKKGRVANDVETEQIVFEDIADGYPVQISSAVQHRGSIPLFWSQETSRLNIKPDIILSKEDQNYEATKLHFENLVKRYGNPIIILNLIKTHEKKPRESILRTEFANAIKCINKGLSEENRLRFLHWDLHRATNVLLLLSKVAEYAVNLTGIFYCQVTPSLRPTERSSLSYSERSDGGNEFGRTSAPEIGKNNSGACGNLSFKVPMFQRGVLRTNCIDCLDRTNVAQYAYGLVALGHQLHALGLMESTIIDLHNPLAEDLMKNYEIMGDTLALQYGGSAAHNKIFSERRGQWKAATHSQEFFRTLQRYYSNAYMDAEKQHAINVFLGHFQPQQGKPALWELGSDQHHNVRARGLDVVDEGTRSSFIRRSLSDGDLLCECDSLFLTASGGQNKLFPGEQGFNNGLSDSTPEISTCESDISHSRYTPTMPRRRLFKEIEEEEFDNDRICYDEHGETCNCSNFLDLEWLSSSGNSFDEDHFDRSIAGLSSEYLVNEMRSDTPASESGSCLKGSDQTAMGLSSNNLVDEFSKHFADWVRHGETLCPL is encoded by the exons ATGGATACTTATAGTTCCGGCGGTTTACCCGACCCTAATTCTTTCTACTTGCAGAAGTTCGTGCTCTATGAGACTTACTCG AATTTTTATATGATAGGACGAGACAAGAGCAGAGCGTATTGGAGAGTTTTAAAGATTGATAGATTAGATCCATCTGAACTGAATATTCTTGAAGATTATACAACATACTCAGAAATTGAATGCCGTGAACTGCTAAAGCGGATAGATGAAGGGAATAAGTCAACTGGTGGACTCAATAAAGTCACTACTTGCTATGGAATAGTTG GTTTTGTTAAATTCTTGGGACCTTATTACATGCTGATAATaacagaaagaaagaaaattggTGCAATTTGCGGCCATGCGATATATGCCATCACCAAGAGCGAGATGATTCCAATTCCAAATTCTTCTGTGCGCTCCAATATGACTAATTCTAAGAACGAGAACAG ATACAAAAAGCTCCTATGCACGGTAGATCTTTCAAGGGATTTCTTTTTCAGCTACTCATACCATGTCATGCATTGTCTTCAGAAGAATATAAGTAATAATGAGACGGGGAAAGTTCACTATGAATCTATGTTCGTTTGGAATGAATTCTTAACTCGAGAAATACGAAATAACCTCAAACATACTATATGGACAGTGGCATTAGTGTATGGCTTTTTTAAACAG GTCAAACTTTCAGTATCAGGCAGGGACTTTAAGTTGACTCTTATTGCTAGACGATCACGGCATTATGCTGGAACAAG GTATTTAAAACGTGGTGTGAATAAGAAGGGCAGAGTGGCGAATGACGTGGAAACAGAACAAATTGTGTTTGAAGATATTGCTGATGGATATCCAGTGCAAATAAGTTCCGCTGTTCAGCATCGGGGTTCAATTCCACTTTTCTGGTCCCAAGAAACTTCGCGTTTGAATATTAAACCCGACATTATAT TATCGAAGGAGGACCAAAATTATGAGGCCACAAAACTCCATTTTGAAAATCTCGTAAAGAGATACGGAAatccaataattattttaaatttaataaag ACACATGAAAAAAAGCCTCGGGAGAGTATCCTCCGTACAGAGTTTGCTAATGctattaaatgtataaataaaggATTATCCGAGGAGAATCGACTGAGGTTTCTACATTGGGATTTGCATAG GGCTACCAATGTGCTGTTACTTCTGAGCAAAGTGGCAGAATATGCAGTAAATTTAACTGGGATCTTTTATTGTCAAGTTACGCCGAGTTTGAGGCCCACGGAACGGTCTAGTTTATCCTATTCCGA GAGAAGTGATGGTGGAAATGAATTTGGAAGGACTTCAGCTCCAGAAATTGGCAAGAATAATTCTGGGGCATGTGGGAATCTGAGTTTCAAGGTCCCGATGTTCCAAAGGGGGGTTCTGAGGACTAATTGCATAGATTGTTTGGATCGCACAAATGTTGCCCAATATGCCTATGGTTTGGTGGCTCTTGGTCATCAACTGCATGCACTTGGACTTATGGAATCAACCATTATCGATCTGCATAATCCATTGGCAGAGGATTTAATGAAGAACTATGAGATAATGGGTGATACACTTGCACTACAGTATGGCGGGTCTGCAGCGCACAACAAG ATTTTTTCTGAGAGGAGAGGACAGTGGAAAGCTGCAACTCATTCACAGGAGTTCTTCAGAACTTTACAGCGTTACTACAGTAATGCCTACATGGACGCTGAGAAACAACATGCCATTAATGT GTTCTTGGGTCACTTCCAGCCACAACAGGGAAAGCCAGCACTCTGGGAATTGGGTTCAGATCAACACCACAATGTTAGAGCGCGTGGTCTTGATGTTGTAGATGAGGGCACGAG GTCGTCATTCATTAGAAGATCATTATCAGATGGCGACCTCCTTTGTGAATGTGACTCATTATTCCTAACTGCCAGTGGTGGACAAAATAAGCTTTTCCCAGGAGAGCAAGGATTTAATAACGGTCTTTCAGATTCTACTCCAGAGATCTCAACCTGTGAAAGTGATATATCGCATTCTAG GTACACTCCCACAATGCCCCGTAGGCGACTTTTTAAAGAAATCGAAGAAGAAGAATTTGATAATGATCGTATTTGTTATGATGAACATGGGGAAACATGCAACTGCTCAAATTTTCTTGATTTGGAATGGCTTTCTTCGTCAGGAAATTCTTTCGATGAAGATCATTTTGATAG GTCAATTGCTGGCCTATCATCCGAGTATCTTGTGAATGAAATGAGAAGTGACACACCTGCTAGTGAATCTGGATCTTGCTTGAAG GGAAGTGATCAGACAGCAATGGGCCTCTCTTCGAACAACCTCGTGGATGAATTTTCAAAGCACTTTGCCGACTGGGTAAGACACGGGGAGACACTGTGCCCGTTGTAA
- the LOC126680893 gene encoding phosphoinositide phosphatase SAC2-like isoform X1: MDTYSSGGLPDPNSFYLQKFVLYETYSNFYMIGRDKSRAYWRVLKIDRLDPSELNILEDYTTYSEIECRELLKRIDEGNKSTGGLNKVTTCYGIVGFVKFLGPYYMLIITERKKIGAICGHAIYAITKSEMIPIPNSSVRSNMTNSKNENRYKKLLCTVDLSRDFFFSYSYHVMHCLQKNISNNETGKVHYESMFVWNEFLTREIRNNLKHTIWTVALVYGFFKQVKLSVSGRDFKLTLIARRSRHYAGTRYLKRGVNKKGRVANDVETEQIVFEDIADGYPVQISSAVQHRGSIPLFWSQETSRLNIKPDIILSKEDQNYEATKLHFENLVKRYGNPIIILNLIKTHEKKPRESILRTEFANAIKCINKGLSEENRLRFLHWDLHRYSRKATNVLLLLSKVAEYAVNLTGIFYCQVTPSLRPTERSSLSYSERSDGGNEFGRTSAPEIGKNNSGACGNLSFKVPMFQRGVLRTNCIDCLDRTNVAQYAYGLVALGHQLHALGLMESTIIDLHNPLAEDLMKNYEIMGDTLALQYGGSAAHNKIFSERRGQWKAATHSQEFFRTLQRYYSNAYMDAEKQHAINVFLGHFQPQQGKPALWELGSDQHHNVRARGLDVVDEGTRSSFIRRSLSDGDLLCECDSLFLTASGGQNKLFPGEQGFNNGLSDSTPEISTCESDISHSRYTPTMPRRRLFKEIEEEEFDNDRICYDEHGETCNCSNFLDLEWLSSSGNSFDEDHFDRSIAGLSSEYLVNEMRSDTPASESGSCLKGSDQTAMGLSSNNLVDEFSKHFADWVRHGETLCPL, from the exons ATGGATACTTATAGTTCCGGCGGTTTACCCGACCCTAATTCTTTCTACTTGCAGAAGTTCGTGCTCTATGAGACTTACTCG AATTTTTATATGATAGGACGAGACAAGAGCAGAGCGTATTGGAGAGTTTTAAAGATTGATAGATTAGATCCATCTGAACTGAATATTCTTGAAGATTATACAACATACTCAGAAATTGAATGCCGTGAACTGCTAAAGCGGATAGATGAAGGGAATAAGTCAACTGGTGGACTCAATAAAGTCACTACTTGCTATGGAATAGTTG GTTTTGTTAAATTCTTGGGACCTTATTACATGCTGATAATaacagaaagaaagaaaattggTGCAATTTGCGGCCATGCGATATATGCCATCACCAAGAGCGAGATGATTCCAATTCCAAATTCTTCTGTGCGCTCCAATATGACTAATTCTAAGAACGAGAACAG ATACAAAAAGCTCCTATGCACGGTAGATCTTTCAAGGGATTTCTTTTTCAGCTACTCATACCATGTCATGCATTGTCTTCAGAAGAATATAAGTAATAATGAGACGGGGAAAGTTCACTATGAATCTATGTTCGTTTGGAATGAATTCTTAACTCGAGAAATACGAAATAACCTCAAACATACTATATGGACAGTGGCATTAGTGTATGGCTTTTTTAAACAG GTCAAACTTTCAGTATCAGGCAGGGACTTTAAGTTGACTCTTATTGCTAGACGATCACGGCATTATGCTGGAACAAG GTATTTAAAACGTGGTGTGAATAAGAAGGGCAGAGTGGCGAATGACGTGGAAACAGAACAAATTGTGTTTGAAGATATTGCTGATGGATATCCAGTGCAAATAAGTTCCGCTGTTCAGCATCGGGGTTCAATTCCACTTTTCTGGTCCCAAGAAACTTCGCGTTTGAATATTAAACCCGACATTATAT TATCGAAGGAGGACCAAAATTATGAGGCCACAAAACTCCATTTTGAAAATCTCGTAAAGAGATACGGAAatccaataattattttaaatttaataaag ACACATGAAAAAAAGCCTCGGGAGAGTATCCTCCGTACAGAGTTTGCTAATGctattaaatgtataaataaaggATTATCCGAGGAGAATCGACTGAGGTTTCTACATTGGGATTTGCATAGGTATTCCAGAAA GGCTACCAATGTGCTGTTACTTCTGAGCAAAGTGGCAGAATATGCAGTAAATTTAACTGGGATCTTTTATTGTCAAGTTACGCCGAGTTTGAGGCCCACGGAACGGTCTAGTTTATCCTATTCCGA GAGAAGTGATGGTGGAAATGAATTTGGAAGGACTTCAGCTCCAGAAATTGGCAAGAATAATTCTGGGGCATGTGGGAATCTGAGTTTCAAGGTCCCGATGTTCCAAAGGGGGGTTCTGAGGACTAATTGCATAGATTGTTTGGATCGCACAAATGTTGCCCAATATGCCTATGGTTTGGTGGCTCTTGGTCATCAACTGCATGCACTTGGACTTATGGAATCAACCATTATCGATCTGCATAATCCATTGGCAGAGGATTTAATGAAGAACTATGAGATAATGGGTGATACACTTGCACTACAGTATGGCGGGTCTGCAGCGCACAACAAG ATTTTTTCTGAGAGGAGAGGACAGTGGAAAGCTGCAACTCATTCACAGGAGTTCTTCAGAACTTTACAGCGTTACTACAGTAATGCCTACATGGACGCTGAGAAACAACATGCCATTAATGT GTTCTTGGGTCACTTCCAGCCACAACAGGGAAAGCCAGCACTCTGGGAATTGGGTTCAGATCAACACCACAATGTTAGAGCGCGTGGTCTTGATGTTGTAGATGAGGGCACGAG GTCGTCATTCATTAGAAGATCATTATCAGATGGCGACCTCCTTTGTGAATGTGACTCATTATTCCTAACTGCCAGTGGTGGACAAAATAAGCTTTTCCCAGGAGAGCAAGGATTTAATAACGGTCTTTCAGATTCTACTCCAGAGATCTCAACCTGTGAAAGTGATATATCGCATTCTAG GTACACTCCCACAATGCCCCGTAGGCGACTTTTTAAAGAAATCGAAGAAGAAGAATTTGATAATGATCGTATTTGTTATGATGAACATGGGGAAACATGCAACTGCTCAAATTTTCTTGATTTGGAATGGCTTTCTTCGTCAGGAAATTCTTTCGATGAAGATCATTTTGATAG GTCAATTGCTGGCCTATCATCCGAGTATCTTGTGAATGAAATGAGAAGTGACACACCTGCTAGTGAATCTGGATCTTGCTTGAAG GGAAGTGATCAGACAGCAATGGGCCTCTCTTCGAACAACCTCGTGGATGAATTTTCAAAGCACTTTGCCGACTGGGTAAGACACGGGGAGACACTGTGCCCGTTGTAA